From one Coffea eugenioides isolate CCC68of chromosome 11, Ceug_1.0, whole genome shotgun sequence genomic stretch:
- the LOC113754391 gene encoding DExH-box ATP-dependent RNA helicase DExH5, mitochondrial produces MILSSLHFYTYNSHAKTLKPQKLVVSREVKMKDRLPSSYGAVYVPPHHRLRSVISKTGTPTAPPTSPPRAIHSKPALTNSDDKHSSFVNSRNNTYLPPHHFHQQLKKKSSTDDVSSEGSDRDIDLPVHPGGSSFDNIDSWKWKLTTLLRNKDKQEVVSREKKDRRDYEDIAALASQMGLYSHLYAKVVVVSKAPLPNYRFDLDDKRPQREVILHPGILRSVDYYLREYMSQKPKGMDMFSRSSSNGSIATDEGLFEQPEPFSHNKAAMKKIISRRSLQMHTERQTWQESQQGQKIMEFRRSLPAYKEKDAILSAIANNQVVIISGETGCGKTTQIPQYILESEIEATRGAMCNIICTQPRRISAMSVSERVAAERGELLGETVGYKVRLEGVKGRDTHLLFCTTGILLRRLLVDRNLKGVSHVIVDEVHERGMNEDFLLIVLKDLLPHRPELRLILMSATMDAELFSSYFGRAPMVHIPGFTYPVRTHFLENILEMTGYRLTPYNQIDDYGLEKLWKMNKQAPRKRKSQIASAVEDALRAADFEDYSPLTRESLSCWNPDCIGFNLIEHLLDYICQNERPGAVLVFMTGWDDISALKEKLQGHQIIGDPNQVLLLTCHGSMASSEQNLIFNKAEDGVRKIILATNIAETSITIDDVVFVIDCGKAKETSYDALNNTPCLLPSWISKVSAKQRRGRAGRVQPGECYRLYPRCVYDAFADYQLPEILRTPLQSLCLQIKSLKLGSISEFLSRALQSPELLAVQNAIEYLKVIGALDENENLTVLGRYLTMLPMEPKFGKMLVLGAIFYCLDPILTIVAGLSVRDPFLSPLDKKDLAEAAKAQFSQDYSDHLALVRAYDGWKDSEMDLAGYEYCWKNFLSAQSMKAIDSLRKEFYLLLKDTGLVDSNSTTYNTWSYDEHLLRAVICYGLYPGICSVVPNEKSFSFKTMEDGQVLLYSNSVNGRESRIPYPWLVFNEKIKVNSIFLRDSTAVSDSVLLLFGGSVLKGDMDGHIKMLGGYLEFFMSPSVAEMYQSLRRELEELIQTKLLNPRMDIHSHHALLSAIRLLITEDQGDGRFVFNRQVLQPPKPSAVAVAAPPTLMSRTESGPGGDNSKSQLQTLLTRAGYAAPIYKTKQEKNNQFLATVEFNGVQIMGHPCNNKKQAEKDAAAEALEWLLEGHQRGHDYIEQMSLFLKKSKKEHR; encoded by the exons ATGATCCTCTCTTCTCTCCATTTCTATACTTACAATTCACACGCCAAAACCCTAAAACCCCAGAAATTGGTAGTATCTCGGGAGGTGAAAATGAAGGACCGGTTGCCGTCTTCCTACGGCGCTGTCTATGTTCCTCCGCACCACCGCCTCCGCTCCGTCATTTCCAAAACCGGCACTCCTACTGCTCCTCCCACGTCTCCTCCTCGTGCTATTCATTCCAAGCCGGCGTTAACCAACAGTGATGATAAACACAGCTCATTTGTAAATTCTAGAAACAATACTTATCTGCCTCCTCACCATTTTCACCAGCAGCTTAAGAAGAAAAGCTCGACTGATGACGTGTCATCGGAAGGCTCCGACCGTGACATTGATCTCCCTGTTCATCCA GGTGGTTCCTCTTTTGATAATATTGATTCTTGGAAGTGGAAGCTAACCACTCTTCTGCGAAACAAGGATAAGCAAGAAGTAGTATCAAGGGAGAAAAAGGATAGGCGTGATTATGAAGATATAGCAGCTCTGGCAAGCCAAATGGGTTTGTATAG CCATCTGTATGCTAAAGTGGTTGTTGTCAGCAAGGCTCCCCTGCCGAACTACAGGTTTGATCTGGATGACAAGCGTCCTCAGAGAGAG GTGATCTTGCATCCAGGGATACTGAGAAGCGTGGACTACTATTTGCGAGAGTACATGTCCCAAAAGCCTAAGGGCATGGATATGTTTTCAAGGTCAAGCAGTAATGGTAGTATTGCCACTGATGAGGGGCTTTTTGAGCAACCAGAACCATTCTCACATAATAAGGCTGCCATGAAGAAAATTATTTCACGGAGAAGTTTGCAGATGCACACTGAGCGGCAAACCTGGCAG GAATCTCAACAAGGCCAGAAGATAATGGAATTTCGCAGGAGTCTTCCTGCTTACAAGGAAAAGGATGCAATATTAAGTGCCATTGCAAATAACCAG GTGGTTATAATCTCTGGTGAAACTGGTTGTGGAAAGACAACACAGATTCCACAGTACATTTTGGAGTCTGAGATTGAGGCTACTCGTGGTGCAATGTGCAATATCATATGCACTCAACCTCGAAGAATATCTGCAATGTCTGTATCTGAAAGAGTCGCTGCAGAGAGGGGAGAATTGTTGGGTGAAACA GTTGGTTATAAAGTCCGATTAGAAGGTGTGAAAGGAAGGGATACTCACCTCCTTTTTTGCACAACAGGCATCTTGTTAAGAAGGTTATTGGTAGATAGGAACTTAAAAGGTGTATCACATGTTATTGTTGATGAGGTCCATGAACGTGGAATGAATGAAG ATTTCCTGCTTATAGTTTTAAAAGATCTACTTCCTCATCGACCAGAATTGAGGCTGATTTTGATGAGTGCAACAATGGATGCAGAGCTCTTCTCGTCATACTTTGGCAGGGCTCCTATGGTCCACATTCCA GGCTTCACGTATCCTGTACGAACTCATTTTCTGGAGAACATTTTGGAAATGACGGGATACAGGTTAACACCATACAATCAAATTGATGATTATGGTCTGGAGAAATTATGGAAAATGAACAAGCAAGCTCCAAGAAAGAGGAAAAGCCAAATTGCTTCTGCTGTTGAG GATGCACTTAGAGCAGCTGACTTTGAGGATTATAGCCCACTGACACGGGAGTCCTTGTCTTGTTGGAACCCTGATTGCATTGGGTTCAACCTTATAGAGCATCTTCTGGATTATATATGTCAAAATGAAAGGCCTGGTGCTGTGTTAGTTTTTATGACTGGTTGGGATGACATAAGTGCATTGAAAGAAAAGCTCCAGGGCCATCAAATAATAGGAGATCCAAACCAGGTTCTGCTGTTGACCTGCCATGGTTCTATGGCTAGTTCCGAACAG AATTTAATTTTTAACAAAGCTGAAGATGGAGTAAGAAAGATTATCTTAGCTACTAATATTGCTGAAACCAGTATCACAATTGATGATGTTGTATTTGTGATcgactgtggaaaggcaaaggAGACATCATATGATGCATTAAATAACACTCCTTGCTTGCTTCCTTCCTGGATCTCTAAAGTTTCAGCCAAACAA AGAAGAGGAAGAGCTGGACGTGTACAACCAGGAGAATGTTACCGTCTTTATCCCAGATGTGTATATGATGCTTTTGCAGATTATCAGTTGCCAGAGATATTGAGAACACCTCTGCAGTCACTTTGTTTGCAAATCAAAAGTCTAAAACTCGGTAGTATTTCAGAGTTCCTTTCTAGAGCTCTGCAGTCACCAGAGTTACTAGCG GTGCAAAATGCTATCGAGTATTTGAAGGTTATTGGGGCTTTAGATGAGAATGAAAACCTGACTGTTTTAG GGCGCTACTTAACTATGCTTCCCATGGAGCCTAAATTTGGGAAGATGCTAGTACTTGGTGCCATCTTTTATTGTCTGGACCCTATATTAACTATTGTTGCTGGTCTAAGTGTCCGTGATCCTTTCTTAAGCCCTTTAGACAAAAAAGAT CTAGCAGAAGCTGCAAAAGCACAGTTTTCTCAAGACTACAGTGACCACCTTGCCCTTGTTAGGGCATATGACGGATGGAAAGATTCTGAAATGGACCTAGCTGGATACGAGTACTGCTGGAAGAATTTTCTGTCAGCACAGTCGATGAAAGCAATTGATTCTCTTAGAAAAGAGTTCTACTTGTTGCTCAAGGATACAGGCCTTGTTGATAGCAACTCCACCACCTACAACACCTGGAGTTATGACGAGCATCTCCTCAGGGCAGTTATTTGCTATGGGTTGTATCCAGGAATTTGTTCTGTTGTG CCAAATGAAAAGTCGTTCTCATTCAAAACAATGGAAGATGGTCAGGTGCTTCTATACTCT AACTCAGTCAATGGACGTGAATCTAGAATACCATATCCATGGCTAGTTTTCAATGAGAAGATCAAGGTGAACTCTATTTTTCTTCGGGATTCAACAGCCGTGTCTGATTCAGTACTCCTCCTTTTCGGTGGAAGTGTCTTGAAAGGGGACATG GATGGACACATAAAAATGCTTGGTGGATACCTGGAGTTCTTTATGAGCCCTAGTGTAGCTGAAATGTACCAAAGCTTAAGGAGAGAACTCGAGGAGTTAATTCAGACCAAA CTCCTAAATCCTAGAATGGACATACACTCCCATCATGCGCTCCTATCAGCAATTAGATTGTTGATCACTGAGGATCAAGGTGATGGCAGATTTGTATTCAATCGGCAGGTTCTACAACCCCCAAAACCATCTGCTGTGGCAGTAGCAGCACCACCAACCTTGATGTCTAGGACAGAAAGTGGCCCTGGAGGTGATAATTCAAAGAGTCAACTACAAACATTGCTGACACGAGCAGGATATGCAGCACCCATCTACAAGACCAAGCAAGAGAAGAATAATCAGTTTCTAGCAACAGTTGAATTTAATGGAGTGCAAATAATGGGCCACCCTTGTAACAACAAGAAACAAGCAGAAAAAGATGCAGCAGCTGAGGCTCTCGAGTGGCTGTTGGAAGGACACCAGAGAGGTCATGATTATATTGAACAAATGTCCTTGTTTCTCAAAAAAAGCAAGAAAGAGCACAGATAA